A portion of the Punica granatum isolate Tunisia-2019 chromosome 7, ASM765513v2, whole genome shotgun sequence genome contains these proteins:
- the LOC116214826 gene encoding uncharacterized protein LOC116214826, whose amino-acid sequence MHAKTDSEVTSLAPSSPTRSPRRPVYYVQSPSRDSHDGEKTATSFHSTPALSPTASPPHSHSSVGRHSRQSSSSRFSGSLKPGSRKITPNDGSRGGRKGSGGGDKQWKECAIIEEEGLLEDEGREKGLPRRCYVLAFVLGFFVLFSFFSLILWGAAKPQKPKITMKSVTFEQLKIQAGSDSTGVATDMITVNSTVKLVYRNTGTFFGVHVTSSPVDLTYSQLTIASGAIKKFYQSRKSHRTVSISVVGDKIPLYGSGSALTTPSSGSSKTTTTAPVPLKLSFVVRSRAYVLGKLVKPKFYKKIECSVNFNPKKLNSPINLEKSCTYS is encoded by the exons ATGCACGCGAAGACAGACTCCGAGGTGACCAGCCTCGCCCCATCGTCCCCTACCCGGTCCCCCCGCCGGCCCGTCTACTATGTCCAGAGCCCCTCCCGCGACTCCCACGACGGGGAGAAGACGGCCACCTCCTTCCACTCCACGCCAGCCCTCAGCCCCACCGCGTCCCCTCCCCACTCCCACTCCTCCGTCGGCCGACACTCCCGTCAGTCCTCCTCCAGCAGGTTCTCTGGCTCCCTCAAGCCCGGCTCCCGGAAGATCACCCCCAATGACGGATCCCGCGGCGGCCGGAAGGGTAGCGGTGGAGGGGACAAGCAGTGGAAGGAGTGCGCCATCATCGAGGAGGAAGGGCTCCTCGAGGACGAGGGCCGCGAGAAGGGTCTCCCCCGCCGGTGCTACGTCCTCGCCTTCGTGCTGGGGTTCTTCgttctcttctccttcttctctcTGATCCTCTGGGGAGCCGCTAAACCCCAGAAGCCCAAGATCACCATGAAG AGCGTCACATTCGAGCAGTTGAAGATTCAGGCGGGATCGGACAGCACGGGAGTGGCCACCGACATGATCACCGTGAACTCCACCGTCAAGCTCGTTTACCGGAACACCGGCACATTCTTCGGCGTCCACGTCACCTCGTCCCCCGTGGATCTCACCTACTCCCAGCTCACAATCGCCTCTGGAGCT ATTAAGAAGTTCTATCAGTCGAGGAAGAGCCACAGGACTGTGTCGATTTCAGTGGTCGGGGACAAGATCCCTCTGTACGGCAGCGGATCCGCTCTCACCACACCGTCGTCGGGGTCGAGCAAAACCACCACGACCGCGCCGGTGCCGTTGAAGCTGAGCTTCGTCGTCCGGTCGAGAGCTTACGTCCTGGGCAAGCTGGTGAAGCCCAAGTTCTACAAGAAGATCGAGTGCTCCGTCAACTTCAACCCCAAGAAGCTCAATTCCCCGATCAACCTCGAGAAATCTTGCACGTACAGCTGA